Proteins encoded within one genomic window of Hevea brasiliensis isolate MT/VB/25A 57/8 chromosome 8, ASM3005281v1, whole genome shotgun sequence:
- the LOC110647904 gene encoding glycerol-3-phosphate dehydrogenase SDP6, mitochondrial isoform X1, whose translation MHIYQKKNFPFCIFMNLWLNSLISCLLHYFTGVRYLEKAVFNLDYGQLKLVFHALEERKQVIDNAPHLCHALPCMTPCFDWFEVVYYWMGLKMYDLVAGPRLLHLSRYYSAQESLELFPTLAKKGKDRSLRGTVVYYDGQMNDSRLNVALACTAALAGAAVVNHAEVVSFLKDEANERIIGARIRDNLSGKEFDAYAKVVVNAAGPFCDSVRKMAKNDAQPMICPSSGVHVVLPDYYSPEGMGLIVPKTKDGRVVFMLPWLGRTVAGTTDSNTTITLLPEPHEDEIQFILDAISDYLSVKVRRTDVLSAWSGIRPLAIEPSAKNTESISRDHVVCEDYPGLVTITGGKWTTYRSMAEDAVDAAIKSGKLSPTNGCFTQNLRLIGGDGWEPSSFTVLAQQYVRMKRTYGGKVVPGVMDTATAKHLSHAYGTLAERVAAIAQNEGLGKRLAHGYPFLEAEVAYCARNEYCGSVVDFIARRSRLAFLDTDAAGRALPRVIEILANEHSWDKARQKQELESAKRFLETFKSSKNAQFHDGKH comes from the exons ATGCATATTTATCAAAAGAAAAATTTCCCCTTTTGCATTTTTATGAACCTTTGGCTAAATAGTTTAATTTCTTGCTTGCTCCATTATTTCACAGGAGTTCGCTATTTGGAGAAAGCAGTGTTTAATCTTGACTATGGTCAACTGAAGTTAGTTTTCCATGCACTTGAGGAACGGAAACAGGTTATTGACAATGCGCCACATCTGTGCCATGCTTTGCCTTGCATGACGCCCTGTTTTGACTGGTTTGAGGTGGTATACTATTGGATGGGCTTGAAAATGTATGATTTGGTCGCAGGACCACGCTTGTTACACTTGTCCAGATATTATTCTGCACAAGAGTCCCTTGAATTGTTTCCAACTCTTGCAAAAAAGGGTAAAGATAGAAGCTTGAGGGGCACAGTGGTGTATTATGATGGGCAGATGAATGACTCAAGGCTTAATGTTGCTTTGGCATGTACTGCTGCATTAGCTGGTGCAGCAGTGGTCAACCATGCGGAAGTGGTATCTTTCCTAAAAGATGAGGCTAATGAGCGTATAATTGGCGCACGGATTCGGGACAATTTATCAG GCAAAGAGTTTGATGCCTATGCAAAAGTTGTCGTGAATGCAGCCGGCCCATTTTGTGACTCTGTAAGGAAAATGGCTAAGAATGATGCACAACCTATGATCTGTCCTAGCAGTGGTGTACATGTTGTTCTCCCTGATTATTATTCTCCAGAGGGAATGGGTTTGATTGTTCCTAAAACAAAAGATGGACGTGTTGTTTTCATGCTGCCATGGTTGGGAAGAACAGTCGCTGGAACTACAGATTCTAACACTACCATCACTTTGCTTCCAGAACCACATGAGGATGAAATTCAGTTTATACTTGATGCTATCTCAGATTACCTTAGTGTTAAG GTACGCCGCACAGATGTTCTTTCAGCCTGGAGTGGTATTCGCCCATTAGCTATTGAGCCATCAGCAAAAAATACTGAGAGCATCTCCAGAGATCATGTTGTATGTGAAGATTATCCTGGTTTGGTCACAATCACAGGTGGAAAATGGACTACTTACCGAAG CATGGCAGAAGATGCTGTTGATGCAGCTATAAAGTCTGGAAAACTAAGTCCAACAAATGGATGTTTTACTCAAAACCTCAGGCTGATTGGTGGAGATGGCTGGGAGCCTTCATCATTCACTGTTCTTGCTCAACAATATGTACGCATGAAGAGGACATATGGTGGTAAAGTTGTCCCTGGAGTAATGGACACAGCTACTGCTAAGCATTTATCACATGCATATGGTACATTGGCAGAACGAGTGGCTGCTATAGCTCAG AATGAAGGTCTAGGGAAGCGGCTTGCCCATGGCTACCCTTTTCTAGAAGCAGAGGTTGCCTACTGTGCTCGAAATGAGTACTGCGGATCTGTTGTTGATTTCATTGCTAGGAGATCACGGCTTGCATTCCTGGATACTGATGCAGCGGGCCGAGCATTGCCACGTGTAATTGAGATACTGGCTAATGAGCACAGTTGGGATAAGGCAAGGCAGAAGCAAGAGTTAGAGAGTGCCAAAAGATTTTTGGAAACTTTCAAGTCGTCAAAAAACGCTCAGTTCCACGATGGGAAACATTAA
- the LOC110647904 gene encoding glycerol-3-phosphate dehydrogenase SDP6, mitochondrial isoform X2, whose product MPSPTSLRRLGAVAVVTTAAAVTGVSILFSPNLATNDRGGGPALDSFRQKITDPNAVIPSRAAQESVLTGTSAANPLDVLVIGGGATGCGVALDAVTRGFRVGLVEREDFSSGTSSRSTKLIHGGVRYLEKAVFNLDYGQLKLVFHALEERKQVIDNAPHLCHALPCMTPCFDWFEVVYYWMGLKMYDLVAGPRLLHLSRYYSAQESLELFPTLAKKGKDRSLRGTVVYYDGQMNDSRLNVALACTAALAGAAVVNHAEVVSFLKDEANERIIGARIRDNLSGKEFDAYAKVVVNAAGPFCDSVRKMAKNDAQPMICPSSGVHVVLPDYYSPEGMGLIVPKTKDGRVVFMLPWLGRTVAGTTDSNTTITLLPEPHEDEIQFILDAISDYLSVKVRRTDVLSAWSGIRPLAIEPSAKNTESISRDHVVCEDYPGLVTITGGKWTTYRSMAEDAVDAAIKSGKLSPTNGCFTQNLRLIGGDGWEPSSFTVLAQQYVRMKRTYGGKVVPGVMDTATAKHLSHAYGTLAERVAAIAQNEGLGKRLAHGYPFLEAEVAYCARNEYCGSVVDFIARRSRLAFLDTDAAGRALPRVIEILANEHSWDKARQKQELESAKRFLETFKSSKNAQFHDGKH is encoded by the exons ATGCCCTCCCCGACCAGTTTACGCCGTCTCGGCGCCGTTGCTGTTGTCACCACTGCTGCCGCCGTGACCGGAGTCTCCATCCTCTTCTCCCCCAACCTAGCTACCAACGACCGAGGCGGTGGGCCTGCTCTCGACTCCTTTAGGCAGAAAATTACTGATCCCAACGCTGTCATTCCTTCTCGAGCAGCTCAGGAGTCGGTTTTGACCGGCACAAGTGCCGCTAATCCCCTTGATGTTCTCGTGATCGGCGGTGGCGCCACCGGCTGTGGAGTGGCGCTCGATGCTGTCACAAGGGGATTTCGCGTTGGTCTAGTTGAGAGAGAGGACTTCTCTTCTGGTACCTCTTCAAGGTCCACGAAGCTAATTCATGGGG GAGTTCGCTATTTGGAGAAAGCAGTGTTTAATCTTGACTATGGTCAACTGAAGTTAGTTTTCCATGCACTTGAGGAACGGAAACAGGTTATTGACAATGCGCCACATCTGTGCCATGCTTTGCCTTGCATGACGCCCTGTTTTGACTGGTTTGAGGTGGTATACTATTGGATGGGCTTGAAAATGTATGATTTGGTCGCAGGACCACGCTTGTTACACTTGTCCAGATATTATTCTGCACAAGAGTCCCTTGAATTGTTTCCAACTCTTGCAAAAAAGGGTAAAGATAGAAGCTTGAGGGGCACAGTGGTGTATTATGATGGGCAGATGAATGACTCAAGGCTTAATGTTGCTTTGGCATGTACTGCTGCATTAGCTGGTGCAGCAGTGGTCAACCATGCGGAAGTGGTATCTTTCCTAAAAGATGAGGCTAATGAGCGTATAATTGGCGCACGGATTCGGGACAATTTATCAG GCAAAGAGTTTGATGCCTATGCAAAAGTTGTCGTGAATGCAGCCGGCCCATTTTGTGACTCTGTAAGGAAAATGGCTAAGAATGATGCACAACCTATGATCTGTCCTAGCAGTGGTGTACATGTTGTTCTCCCTGATTATTATTCTCCAGAGGGAATGGGTTTGATTGTTCCTAAAACAAAAGATGGACGTGTTGTTTTCATGCTGCCATGGTTGGGAAGAACAGTCGCTGGAACTACAGATTCTAACACTACCATCACTTTGCTTCCAGAACCACATGAGGATGAAATTCAGTTTATACTTGATGCTATCTCAGATTACCTTAGTGTTAAG GTACGCCGCACAGATGTTCTTTCAGCCTGGAGTGGTATTCGCCCATTAGCTATTGAGCCATCAGCAAAAAATACTGAGAGCATCTCCAGAGATCATGTTGTATGTGAAGATTATCCTGGTTTGGTCACAATCACAGGTGGAAAATGGACTACTTACCGAAG CATGGCAGAAGATGCTGTTGATGCAGCTATAAAGTCTGGAAAACTAAGTCCAACAAATGGATGTTTTACTCAAAACCTCAGGCTGATTGGTGGAGATGGCTGGGAGCCTTCATCATTCACTGTTCTTGCTCAACAATATGTACGCATGAAGAGGACATATGGTGGTAAAGTTGTCCCTGGAGTAATGGACACAGCTACTGCTAAGCATTTATCACATGCATATGGTACATTGGCAGAACGAGTGGCTGCTATAGCTCAG AATGAAGGTCTAGGGAAGCGGCTTGCCCATGGCTACCCTTTTCTAGAAGCAGAGGTTGCCTACTGTGCTCGAAATGAGTACTGCGGATCTGTTGTTGATTTCATTGCTAGGAGATCACGGCTTGCATTCCTGGATACTGATGCAGCGGGCCGAGCATTGCCACGTGTAATTGAGATACTGGCTAATGAGCACAGTTGGGATAAGGCAAGGCAGAAGCAAGAGTTAGAGAGTGCCAAAAGATTTTTGGAAACTTTCAAGTCGTCAAAAAACGCTCAGTTCCACGATGGGAAACATTAA